In Paenibacillus ihbetae, the following are encoded in one genomic region:
- a CDS encoding VOC family protein: MNFASVRIITDDVDRLVEFYEKVMGVSAERPAPVFAELVLPSCTLAIGHSQTAQLFGAGSVAGANNRTVIIEFRVDDVEAEYVRLKPFVDHWVKEPTTMPWGNRSMLFRDPDGNLLNFFEPVTEDAIRRFKGRH, translated from the coding sequence GTGAATTTCGCTTCTGTACGCATCATTACTGACGACGTGGATCGTCTCGTCGAGTTCTATGAGAAAGTCATGGGGGTTTCGGCGGAGCGACCCGCGCCCGTATTTGCCGAACTCGTCTTGCCATCATGCACCCTTGCCATCGGCCACTCCCAGACGGCGCAGCTATTCGGTGCCGGTTCCGTAGCGGGGGCCAATAATCGCACTGTCATTATTGAGTTCCGCGTCGATGATGTCGAAGCCGAATATGTGCGCTTGAAGCCATTTGTCGATCATTGGGTAAAGGAACCGACCACGATGCCGTGGGGGAACCGTTCTATGCTGTTCCGCGATCCCGATGGCAATCTGCTGAACTTCTTCGAGCCGGTGACCGAGGATGCGATTAGGCGGTTCAAAGGTAGACATTGA
- a CDS encoding PRK06851 family protein has protein sequence MVLTSSHYFAHGNTARGAHYLYESAFDGLNKIFVLTGPQGTGKSTVMQSLADRLLDQGLHVQCFHSPLRPDELDGIICTELKVGMVDGRVCKGISDRGAGDIVYIDFGEAFDNSLISPEDLVTIEDLSGKLENAYSAVYETFATALRIHDEWEKYYIENMDFAKADQIALEFIQELYAGHESDTPIAPRHLFFGAATPRGAFDFIQSLTAQLERRIFIKGRAGSGKSTLLKKLASAAEQKGIDVQVFHCGFDPNSLDMLIFPELRTAIFDSTAPHEYFPDRDGDEILDMYTRTIAPGTDEAYANEIAAIKVRYSAKMKEATSHLAEAEAIDSQIKAYYVAATDFSIVEKLRLQLQSELDELIGSIQPPQ, from the coding sequence TTGGTACTCACATCATCTCACTATTTTGCCCACGGCAACACTGCGCGCGGGGCTCATTACTTGTATGAATCCGCATTTGATGGATTGAACAAGATCTTTGTCCTTACGGGGCCCCAAGGTACGGGGAAATCGACGGTCATGCAAAGCTTGGCGGATCGCCTGCTGGATCAAGGCTTGCATGTGCAATGCTTCCACTCCCCTCTCCGTCCCGACGAACTGGATGGCATTATTTGTACGGAATTGAAGGTTGGTATGGTCGACGGGCGAGTCTGTAAGGGGATATCGGATCGCGGGGCCGGCGACATCGTCTATATCGATTTCGGGGAAGCGTTCGATAACAGCCTGATTTCACCGGAAGACTTGGTCACGATAGAAGATCTTAGTGGCAAGCTTGAGAATGCCTATTCAGCTGTGTATGAAACATTCGCAACGGCACTACGGATTCATGACGAGTGGGAAAAATATTACATCGAAAATATGGATTTCGCGAAGGCCGATCAGATTGCACTGGAATTCATTCAAGAATTATACGCCGGTCATGAGAGCGATACGCCAATCGCTCCGCGTCACTTATTTTTCGGAGCTGCGACCCCGAGGGGGGCGTTCGATTTTATTCAAAGCCTGACCGCTCAGCTGGAAAGACGGATTTTCATCAAAGGAAGGGCGGGATCCGGCAAATCGACGCTGCTGAAAAAGCTTGCCTCCGCTGCCGAACAGAAAGGAATCGACGTTCAAGTGTTTCATTGCGGCTTTGATCCGAACAGTCTGGATATGCTGATATTCCCCGAGCTTCGAACAGCGATCTTCGACAGTACCGCTCCGCATGAATATTTTCCGGATCGGGACGGGGATGAGATCCTGGATATGTATACACGGACGATAGCTCCTGGAACCGATGAAGCCTATGCTAACGAAATAGCGGCTATCAAAGTACGCTATTCGGCAAAGATGAAAGAGGCCACCTCCCATCTGGCGGAAGCCGAAGCCATCGATTCTCAGATTAAAGCCTACTATGTTGCGGCCACTGATTTTTCAATCGTAGAGAAACTCCGTCTGCAATTACAGTCCGAATTGGATGAGCTGATCGGCTCCATTCAGCCTCCACAATAA